TAGGATATAAGTACGATACCAATGAGAGGCTTATGTAAAATGTGGTGAGAACCACAAGCAAAGCTCTTTGCTCCACTGGCTTTTTAAAAGCTATCCCAAAAAACACGGACGCGATCAATAGCCTAACGGTGAGGAGTATTAAGTTTAAATCCCTCAGCACAGGTAATATTTTACGGTATTTCCTTTATTTTAGGCTCTTCCTCAAGCTTCTTAAGTATATTTGGATCCACTATACCTTTAAGCTCATTCTCCTGATTCTGCTGTCCGGAGCATACTCCTTGTGTGCCATCAACGAAAAACATAGGTGTAGGGCAGTTAACCAGTACAACCCCTTCGGGAACTGGGAAATCTTCATTAGGATACATGAAAGCCGCAACGGACATAAAGTCCAACCATATAGGAAGAGCTACCCTCGCTCCAGCCATACCTTTTCCCATACTCCTTTTTATGTCGTATCCTACCCATACACCCGTCACTATGTAAGGTGAAAAGCCAATGAACCACGCATCCATGTAATCGTTGGTCGTTCCAGTTTTTCCTGCAACTATCCTACCGAAGGAGCTGGCTGAAGCTGCAGTTCCTTCAAGTACAACAGCTCTCAGCATATCCACAAGTACTCTGACTTCCTGAGGAGGTAAAACCTGCTCACATTTGGGTTGATTGCTCTCTATAACTCTACCGTCTGGAGAGATTATCTTTTCTATAAAGTAAGGTTGACATTTCATACCTAAGTCAGCGAAAGCTTGGTATGCAGAGGTGAGTTCAAGGGGTGTGACCTCTATACTACCAAGAGCCATAGAGTAGTATGGTTTTAGATCAATACCGAGGCTTCTTCCTACCTCAATAGGCATATCAAAGCCTATCTCAGATAGAAGATTGACTGTTGCTGTGTTTATGCTCTTTGCTAAAGCTGTACGCAAAGTTACCATCCCATACTCCTCCCCTTCATAATTCTTAGGTGTCCACTCCCTTCCTTTTGAAGGATCAAAGAAGCTTTTGGGTGTGGCGTCTATGGTGGAAGCTTGCGTATAACCTTTCATAAGCGCTGCAAGGTATATTATAGGTTTTATGGCAGAACCCGGCTGACGCTTGGCATAGACGGCTCTGTTATATGAACTTCTCAAATAAGAGTATCCACCTACCATAGCTCTTATAGCTCCAGTTTTTGCATCTATGGACACAAGCGCCCCTTCAAGATCTGGCAATACCTCAGCTCCTATCTCCCCTTTCTTCCCCTTTTTCACAAATCTCACAAGCACGTAATCCCCCTTTTCTACAGGCAGCTGATTTCTCGGCACACTAAACTCGTAATCTTTAACCGTAACTTTGAGTTCGTTGCTGTCTACTTGTGAAACCTTGCCTATGTATATTTTCCATGGCTTTAGATCCACTTTCTGCTCTTCGTATTTTTTCTGCACTTCGTAAGGATCGTCGGGTAAAAAGGGTATACCGT
The genomic region above belongs to Hydrogenobacter sp. and contains:
- a CDS encoding PBP1A family penicillin-binding protein, whose translation is MYLVRRFLIFFLGALFLISAFVVFALFILSTDLPSVDKLKDWKPPEATLIYDYKGRIFGDVAVQRRYYVPLKDIPLYVREAFISAEDRNFYRHFGIDPTAVLRALIANIKEREIAQGASTITQQLARNLFLTPERSFKRKIKEMLLAIKIERTFSKDKILEMYLNYIYLGQGAYGVEAASRIYFGKHVKDLTLDEAALLAGLPKAPTKYNPFRNPEKVKERRNYVLQRMYEDGYITRDELIRYSSMPVKVKLENRYYGMDYFLDYVKDYLVEKYGEAVLAGGYKVYTTIDRDLQMQAREAVKRGVMRVAKANGIPFLPDDPYEVQKKYEEQKVDLKPWKIYIGKVSQVDSNELKVTVKDYEFSVPRNQLPVEKGDYVLVRFVKKGKKGEIGAEVLPDLEGALVSIDAKTGAIRAMVGGYSYLRSSYNRAVYAKRQPGSAIKPIIYLAALMKGYTQASTIDATPKSFFDPSKGREWTPKNYEGEEYGMVTLRTALAKSINTATVNLLSEIGFDMPIEVGRSLGIDLKPYYSMALGSIEVTPLELTSAYQAFADLGMKCQPYFIEKIISPDGRVIESNQPKCEQVLPPQEVRVLVDMLRAVVLEGTAASASSFGRIVAGKTGTTNDYMDAWFIGFSPYIVTGVWVGYDIKRSMGKGMAGARVALPIWLDFMSVAAFMYPNEDFPVPEGVVLVNCPTPMFFVDGTQGVCSGQQNQENELKGIVDPNILKKLEEEPKIKEIP